The genome window GACTTTCATATGACGATTTAGTTCGGCCTGGGTAATGAATATCTTTGCGCATGTTGAACATACAAATGTCCTTTCAAGCGTATGTGAATTTACATGACGTGTCCAGTCACATTTTTTTAGGAACCTCTTCTCACAATGAGGACATTTGCGTCCTTCTTCAAAGTGACAACGCTCATGATCACGTTTGTAGCGGGCGCTGGCGAATGTTTTCGGGCAATACGAGCATTGTATGATATTCGGAGGTCGACTTTCGGATCGATTGCTGATTAAATCGTCAGCCGGTTGGACATATGCTATTTCGATGTAATGCGGAAGTTCACCCTCTTCTGTTTCGCACTCCTTGGGTGTATTTGATTCAATCTTATACTCCTGATATGTGTTAAATTGTTGCGGAATGTCCTGTTCTGTCGTGTCGTTGCAAGTTGTGTCATCTTTACTTAATTCCTTTTCGTTTGAACTAATTTCAGTGTATTCCTCTTCGATATAGTCGCACTGTAGAATGTTGTGTAGGAATTCGTCGTTTTTTCGGATCCTTAAGATGAATGAATACGCATCGGAGAAAAGTTTGTGACAGTGTTGGCAGCAGGTTTCTGGTAAGTTATCCAACGGGGAGAGCTGAAACAGTTCGATATGAGggaaagatttatttatttatttaatgaggacaatacgcagaaagcaaatttcttattacatattgtcctcagagggaggagcaagtaaatggcatattttgcgcttaaagctagagagggacatagagtcaaaggaaccaagctgtagggcattgtaggaccgacaaaacctcgggatcggagagtgaaagtaaatctcgagctcggcgaagggtacatcaaaaatgtccgcattacgtgtgttatgagacgaggcgatacggaaagtaatatccgagttggcggaacagtccatcagaccattgcagagtttgaaaagagtacacatatcaagaatATACggtgttgctgtagggaggggagattgagggtgtggagtcgtgacggataattaacccgtggaaggttctttttataaaagagggaccgagtaaatttgcgttgtacggcttcaagagcgcgaccgtcacggatgcggtagggggaccagactacacagcaatattcaaggatgtttctgacaagggaattgaagagtgttaaggagggctggattgaggtaaagtcggaagaggaacgtaggataaaaccggacattttggaagctctattgatgatgtcaacgaagtgggaattgaaacgaagtttatcgtcgaatattacacccaggtctttgaaggaggtcagtagtgaaaggggttgaccactgagagaataggaaaaggatgatggggagggtttaagggagtagcgcatccagtggcatttgttgacattcagtgttagcttgttgaccgaacaccaacgggctaaattatcaaggttggattgtaagagagcacagtccaatggagacgaaacagaggcaaacaatttaaggtcgtctgcgtaaagcaaatacggacaggtgaggatggaggcgaggtcattgataaaaaacaggaagagtagcgggccaagtatatagccttggggaacaccagaggaaggagagaaggaacgggatgagtgaccatgaaaagaaactttgcaggaacggtatgagagataggaggaaagccaggagatgactgagggaggaaagtcaagcgaagaaagtttagagaggagaatgttatggtcaacggtgtcaaaggctttggagaaatcagtataaacagcatgtacctcctgtcgtgaattcaagcgtttagcaacaaagttggtaaagaccagaagatttgaagccgttgatctatgtttcacgaaaccatgctgctctttgacaatgaggtgaccgaagtgcagTTACTGATATAATAAATCATTTTtaccatcctagaatcatctgTTACGTTTAAAAAAAGTCTTTagtcaataaaattaaaacaagGAATAAACTTAAAACAGGCTCGGACCTGGACTTTTATCGAGGGCTTGCCATACAAATTTCAATAAAGAAAGGGATAATACAGGGCCTGGGATAGTTTTAATCCCAGGCTTATATAATTTTTACCCCGGGCCCgattttttcgcataattttcatcacGGGCCAGAATTTTCTCTCTATAGCCCTGATCACACTATAAGTGTACAACTCAACCTAATCTTTCGTGGCCTTTTATCATAGCCAATATCCACAGGACTAT of Hermetia illucens chromosome 4, iHerIll2.2.curated.20191125, whole genome shotgun sequence contains these proteins:
- the LOC119656161 gene encoding zinc finger and BTB domain-containing protein 17-like; amino-acid sequence: MAAEDIVYKTSNKICRLCLKSCENSISIFDENNVILERALKDCIEDLGRVALSPLDNLPETCCQHCHKLFSDAYSFILRIRKNDEFLHNILQCDYIEEEYTEISSNEKELSKDDTTCNDTTEQDIPQQFNTYQEYKIESNTPKECETEEGELPHYIEIAYVQPADDLISNRSESRPPNIIQCSYCPKTFASARYKRDHERCHFEEGRKCPHCEKRFLKKCDWTRHVNSHTLERTFVCSTCAKIFITQAELNRHMKVHSLVREHKCTHCENEFKDIGALKFHIRTVHFKERPFYCPNCGKTFSTASKVRRHQRSKICAETKSVTTIHDGNKEQFIIFENSFETHLI